From Candidatus Zixiibacteriota bacterium:
CCACTCTTCGGCATAAGAAATTCGAACCATCGACAAAGTATATCCCTCCCCCGTCGATGATTAAGCTGAATCCTTTTGAGATAAATCACGCCGATATATCGGCCATGCTAAAATCACAGACCGGGCCGAGCATCGGCCTTGTTCTTAGGAAAATTCTGATCGGTCTTGATGAATACCTGGTCAATGAAATTCTCTATCAGGTCGGAATCACCGGCGATATATCGCCTCATGCCCTCGATGAGAGCGCCATATCACGCCTGGTTGATACGATAAAGGCCGTGGCCCATAAATTCGATGATTATCATCATGGATATTCTTATGATACCGCCGCCGGGCGGGGTGTCTATCCCTTTCGTCTTCATTATCTCAAAGAGGATTACCATAAGAGCAATTCTCTATCCCCGGCCATTTATGATGCCATCAAAACGCATCGCGAGGTCAGAGAGGAAATTTCCGAAACTCAGAAAGTGATCGATGCGGTCGCGCGATGGGTGAAAAAATTGGAACGGAAAGTTGTCAAGGTCGATGAGGACATTGCCGCTGCCGACCGCTTTGAGGAGTACCGCCGCTATGCCGAGCTTCTCAAAATAAATCTTTCCTCGATGAAAAGAGGAATGGACAAAATTGTCCTCAAGGATATCTATCTCGAAACGGGGGGCGAAATTTCCATCCCGCTTGACCCGGCCCTCTCCCCCGCCGAAAATGCGGACGAGTATTTCAAAAAATATCGAAAGGGAAAGGAAGGGGTGGCACTTCTGGAACGCCGCGGCGAAGTGGCCCGACAAGAACTGGCGAATGCACGGCGGATACTATCGGCGCTGGAGAATAATTATGAGACTGCCTCACAGCAATACCGCACCGAAATCGAGGAGCTTCTGCCGCAGGCGGTCGATAGAAAGGAAATCGCTCCGCGCCTGCCGTATAAACCTTACACCCTTGCCACCGGCATCACCATCTTTGTCGGCCGTGACGGTACCGATAACGACAGCACTACCTTCGGCCACGCCAAACCATACGAACTCTGGTTTCATGCCTCGCAGTGCCCCGGGTCGCATGTGGTGATGAAATTCCCCGATAAGAATTTCAAGCCTTCCAAAGCCGAGATTCTGGAAACCGCCGCCATTGCCGCGTATCATTCCAAGGCGAAAAATTCCAAATCCGTGCCGGTGATATACACGGAACGAAGATATGTCCACAAACCGCGCAAGGCCAAGCCGGGGCTGGTGACAGTCGAGCGAGAGAAAATGGTGATGGTTGAACCCAGGAAAGCAGATTAAGATAGATTTACGCTTGTCTCAGACCTGGCAAATCAGGAGTCTTGCGCCCCTGACAAATGAACGGGAATGAAGATAATACGTAATGAATCCATGCGGCTGTACCATGACCTTTCGTGGCTCTGGCCGATAATATCGCATCACGAGGATTATATTGAAGAAGGGGAATTCTTTATCCGTTTGATAAAGGAATATGGCGCCGAGGGTGTCAAAACAATCCTCAATCTCGGCTCCGGCGGCGGCGCTCTCGACTGGGTGCTCAAAAGTGAATTTAACATCACCGGAATCGATGTCAGCCTCCCGATGATGACGCTGGCGCAGAAACTCAACCCCGAGGTGGAATATATCCCCGAGGATATGCGCTCTGTCCGGCTCAATCGTAAGTTTAATGCCGTGATTCTGCATGATGCCGTGGCGCATATGGAAACACTCGAGGAATTAAGAGCCGCCTTTCTCACCGCCTACGAGCATCTCGAAAGAGGTGGCCTCCTGATAACCTTCGCCGAAGAGTGGGCCGAGCATTTTATCCAGAACCGAACCGAAGTCAAGAATCATAAGAAAGACAACATAGAATTGACCTATATCGAAAATAATTATGATCCCGATCCCTCCGACAGCACCTATGAATGCACCTTCGTCTATTTGATCCGCCGTGAGGGATTTCTCGATATCCAAACCGATCGCATGGCGCTGGGGATTTTCCCGCTCAAAACCTGGAGTGAGACGCTAAGAGAGGTGGGCTTTGAAGTGGTGCAACTGCAATCACCCTTGGCCAATATCGCCGATGGTCTCGCAAATGAATCCTATCCGGTTTTTATCGGAATTAAGACTTGAAAGTCGTCTTGTTCTTTGCATGAGGATTGAGTGATGGCCGCAAAAGAAATTCTTCTACTGGGTAATCCGGAGCTTTATGAAATCTCCGCCGAGGTTACTATGGATGATTTATATGAAATGAAAGAAGTCGCTGAGGATCTGGCCGACACGTTGCAGGAATTTCGGAAAAAATACGGATTC
This genomic window contains:
- a CDS encoding NFACT family protein — its product is MQTALHIYSLVKELNDNIIGSCFTGTAFYKKEREAYLFFKKEKGTLALGLSYHPVGFGAFLIPAGKINVDTNEKPWPFFQPAEGGTVISVRQIGLDRIFRIAIECDGTKYEIIVEAIGPNGNIWLLDEPKVILATLRHKKFEPSTKYIPPPSMIKLNPFEINHADISAMLKSQTGPSIGLVLRKILIGLDEYLVNEILYQVGITGDISPHALDESAISRLVDTIKAVAHKFDDYHHGYSYDTAAGRGVYPFRLHYLKEDYHKSNSLSPAIYDAIKTHREVREEISETQKVIDAVARWVKKLERKVVKVDEDIAAADRFEEYRRYAELLKINLSSMKRGMDKIVLKDIYLETGGEISIPLDPALSPAENADEYFKKYRKGKEGVALLERRGEVARQELANARRILSALENNYETASQQYRTEIEELLPQAVDRKEIAPRLPYKPYTLATGITIFVGRDGTDNDSTTFGHAKPYELWFHASQCPGSHVVMKFPDKNFKPSKAEILETAAIAAYHSKAKNSKSVPVIYTERRYVHKPRKAKPGLVTVEREKMVMVEPRKAD
- a CDS encoding class I SAM-dependent methyltransferase, producing the protein MKIIRNESMRLYHDLSWLWPIISHHEDYIEEGEFFIRLIKEYGAEGVKTILNLGSGGGALDWVLKSEFNITGIDVSLPMMTLAQKLNPEVEYIPEDMRSVRLNRKFNAVILHDAVAHMETLEELRAAFLTAYEHLERGGLLITFAEEWAEHFIQNRTEVKNHKKDNIELTYIENNYDPDPSDSTYECTFVYLIRREGFLDIQTDRMALGIFPLKTWSETLREVGFEVVQLQSPLANIADGLANESYPVFIGIKT